The following proteins come from a genomic window of Halobaculum sp. MBLA0147:
- a CDS encoding FecCD family ABC transporter permease, giving the protein MATETASDPEQPSRRERWLGWIDGSLLTLVVGSLLVTVGGGLVQVSFGAFSMSILEAWRAVFDPNVLLSAQAWEAFLLGGELPEMNKRSLIVWNIRLPRVLVGVFVGTNLAVSGAIFQAVTRNELASPFVLGVSSGAGLAILLTLVVFSGLSAVLPIVAAVGGAVAFLIVYVIAWKNGTSPVRLVLAGVIVGTVFGSLQTGLFFFADDIGVVQSAIAWTTGSLTGTDWEQVRMALPWTVLAIGLALVSSRQLNVLLLGEETASSLGMNVERVRFALSGVAVLAAAASIAVAGIVGFVGLIVPHMVRTVVGSDYKKLVVGCVFAGPALMVAADVGARLAFDPVQIPVGIVTGLVGGPYFLYLMRKQEQMGEI; this is encoded by the coding sequence ATGGCGACCGAGACGGCGTCCGATCCGGAGCAGCCGAGTCGGCGCGAGCGGTGGCTCGGCTGGATCGACGGCTCGCTGCTCACGCTCGTCGTCGGGAGCCTCCTCGTCACCGTCGGCGGGGGGCTCGTCCAGGTGAGCTTCGGCGCGTTCTCGATGAGTATCCTCGAGGCGTGGCGGGCCGTCTTCGACCCGAACGTGCTGTTGTCCGCGCAGGCGTGGGAGGCGTTCCTGCTCGGCGGCGAACTGCCCGAGATGAACAAACGCAGCCTGATCGTCTGGAACATCCGCCTCCCGCGCGTGCTGGTCGGCGTGTTCGTGGGGACGAACCTCGCCGTCTCCGGCGCGATCTTCCAGGCGGTGACGCGCAACGAACTCGCCAGTCCGTTCGTCCTCGGCGTCTCGTCGGGCGCCGGGCTGGCGATCCTGTTGACGCTCGTCGTCTTCTCGGGGCTGTCGGCGGTCCTGCCGATCGTCGCCGCCGTCGGCGGGGCGGTCGCGTTCCTGATCGTCTACGTCATCGCGTGGAAGAACGGCACCTCGCCGGTTCGATTGGTGCTGGCGGGTGTGATCGTCGGGACCGTCTTCGGGAGTCTCCAGACGGGACTGTTCTTCTTCGCCGACGACATCGGCGTCGTCCAGTCCGCCATCGCCTGGACGACCGGCTCGTTGACCGGGACCGACTGGGAACAAGTCCGGATGGCACTGCCGTGGACCGTCCTGGCGATCGGACTCGCACTTGTCAGCTCCCGCCAGTTGAACGTCCTCTTGCTCGGCGAGGAGACCGCGAGTTCCCTCGGGATGAACGTCGAGCGGGTCCGGTTCGCGCTGTCGGGCGTGGCGGTGTTGGCCGCGGCCGCGAGCATCGCCGTCGCGGGGATCGTCGGCTTCGTCGGACTGATCGTCCCGCACATGGTCCGGACAGTCGTCGGGAGCGACTACAAGAAGCTCGTCGTCGGCTGCGTGTTCGCCGGGCCGGCGCTGATGGTCGCCGCCGACGTCGGGGCCCGCCTCGCGTTCGACCCCGTCCAGATCCCCGTCGGGATCGTCACGGGCCTCGTCGGTGGACCGTACTTCCTCTACCTGATGCGCAAACAGGAACAGATGGGTGAGATCTGA
- a CDS encoding ABC transporter ATP-binding protein, with protein MARQRTGDPRENGHSSDGPDGHSSGQTDDDPPSERPGGRLAGEDLVLSYPTGDGPVVDGESITAEAGAVTALVGPNGSGKSTLLKGLADQLEPDAGSVLVDGRSVQSFDEKELARTLGLLSQESTAPDSITVEDLVYHGRYPHRGFFEHTTAEDERAIDRAVELAGCGHLRDREVGSLSGGQKQLAWIAMVLAQDTDVLLLDEPTTFLDLHHQLEVMEIVETLREESDITVVVVLHDIQQAARLADEMVALRDGEIQARGPPESVVTESLLAEVFDVEAEVEHTPRGPRIDPLRPRPDGRE; from the coding sequence ATGGCACGACAACGAACCGGCGATCCACGGGAGAACGGGCACAGTTCGGACGGTCCAGACGGACACAGTTCGGGACAGACCGACGACGATCCGCCGAGCGAGCGTCCCGGCGGTCGCCTCGCCGGAGAGGACCTCGTGTTGTCGTACCCGACCGGCGACGGGCCGGTGGTCGACGGGGAGTCGATCACGGCCGAGGCGGGCGCGGTGACGGCACTCGTCGGACCGAACGGCTCCGGGAAGAGTACCCTGCTGAAGGGCCTCGCCGACCAACTGGAACCCGACGCGGGGTCGGTCCTCGTAGACGGGCGCTCGGTCCAGTCGTTCGACGAGAAGGAACTCGCTCGGACGCTGGGGCTGCTCTCACAGGAGAGCACCGCCCCCGACAGCATCACCGTCGAGGATCTCGTCTACCACGGGCGGTATCCACACCGCGGGTTCTTCGAGCACACGACCGCCGAGGACGAGCGAGCCATCGACCGCGCCGTCGAGTTGGCCGGCTGTGGCCACCTCCGCGACCGCGAGGTGGGGAGTCTCAGCGGGGGGCAGAAACAACTCGCCTGGATCGCGATGGTGCTCGCCCAGGACACCGACGTGCTCTTGCTCGACGAGCCGACGACGTTCCTCGACTTACACCACCAACTGGAGGTGATGGAGATCGTCGAGACGCTCCGCGAGGAGAGCGACATCACCGTCGTGGTGGTCCTCCACGACATCCAGCAGGCGGCACGCCTCGCCGACGAGATGGTGGCGTTGCGTGACGGGGAGATCCAGGCGCGTGGCCCGCCGGAGTCCGTCGTCACCGAGTCGCTGCTCGCGGAGGTGTTCGACGTCGAAGCCGAGGTCGAACACACCCCACGCGGCCCCCGGATCGACCCGCTGCGCCCCCGACCCGACGGACGCGAGTGA
- a CDS encoding ABC transporter substrate-binding protein → MADEPRDETTRTRREYVKYGGAVVGGGLLAGCAGQSESGAGETTTETATATETPTPTETEGETETPTATDESWSVELSPVGSVEFDAVPEEAVVYSNHDADILVSLGQADAIQSLGFPENYSATYYDELPGVSLDTDDLTQIYDDGVDKEIFYELEADVHHIDPVWFSSWSSFDEADVEELSSNVAPFFANYHSRTNVAPESASNYQFYSIWELVDKYARVYQVPERGERLKAIRDGMLEDIQAELPPESERPEVGVVWYDREKESFWVYHLNAPGFQNAHTRPLGANDALAELPSGPRSGWSDSALIGMEAMLEVDPDVLVHFSDWQNPDEATEAFFALEDHPVGSQLTAVQNDRLYAGGDAFQGPIINIFQTELTAKQFYPDLFGQPPEPGNTGDLGELFDPQAVADVITGDD, encoded by the coding sequence ATGGCAGACGAGCCACGAGACGAGACGACGCGAACACGCAGAGAGTACGTGAAGTACGGCGGCGCAGTCGTCGGTGGTGGGCTCCTCGCCGGCTGTGCGGGGCAGTCGGAGTCCGGCGCGGGTGAGACGACGACGGAGACGGCCACCGCGACCGAAACGCCGACACCGACAGAGACGGAGGGAGAGACCGAGACCCCCACGGCGACCGACGAGAGTTGGTCGGTAGAGTTGTCGCCGGTCGGCAGCGTCGAGTTCGACGCCGTCCCGGAGGAGGCGGTCGTCTACTCCAACCACGACGCGGACATCCTCGTGTCACTCGGACAGGCGGACGCGATCCAGTCGCTCGGGTTCCCGGAGAACTACAGCGCCACTTACTACGACGAACTGCCGGGGGTCTCGCTGGACACCGACGACCTGACGCAGATCTACGACGACGGGGTCGACAAGGAGATCTTCTACGAACTCGAAGCCGACGTTCACCACATCGACCCGGTCTGGTTCTCCAGTTGGTCGTCGTTCGACGAGGCGGACGTCGAGGAGTTGTCGTCGAACGTCGCCCCGTTCTTCGCCAACTACCACAGTCGGACGAACGTCGCCCCCGAATCCGCCTCGAACTACCAGTTCTACTCCATCTGGGAACTCGTCGACAAGTACGCCCGTGTCTACCAGGTGCCGGAGCGTGGTGAGCGGCTGAAGGCGATCCGCGACGGAATGCTGGAGGACATCCAGGCGGAACTGCCGCCGGAGTCGGAGCGCCCGGAGGTGGGTGTCGTCTGGTACGACCGCGAGAAGGAGTCGTTCTGGGTGTACCACCTGAACGCGCCCGGGTTCCAGAACGCCCACACGCGGCCGCTGGGTGCGAACGACGCGCTCGCGGAGCTCCCGAGCGGCCCGCGCAGCGGGTGGTCCGACAGCGCACTGATCGGGATGGAGGCGATGCTGGAGGTGGACCCGGACGTGTTGGTCCACTTCTCCGACTGGCAGAACCCCGACGAGGCGACGGAGGCGTTCTTCGCGCTGGAGGACCACCCGGTCGGGAGCCAGTTGACGGCGGTACAGAACGACCGGCTCTACGCCGGCGGCGACGCCTTCCAGGGGCCGATCATCAACATCTTCCAGACGGAACTCACGGCCAAGCAGTTCTACCCGGACCT